In a single window of the Rhodothermales bacterium genome:
- a CDS encoding glucose-6-phosphate isomerase produces the protein MLRLDRRHIAPFIDDATRDRVQPRVEAAHRAVLDGSGAGGDMLGWRPLVLEPDTDLLDEIVETAEEIRERADVLVCIGIGGSYLGPQAIIEALTPAFSNSDGPEIVFAGHHLSPGYHEALLDYLKGKSVYANVISKSGSTLEPALAFRFIRRFLEDNFDDAQRRIIVTTGPDGGLLNPLRDEKGYRKFIIPDGVGGRFSVLTPVGLLPIAAAGHNIRGLMRGAGDATAELEEVAGNPALDYAADRFLLHEQGYKTELLAVMEPRLRDFGSWWQQLFGESEGKEGKGLFPSVAQYTSDLHSLGQYVQQGQRSLVESFLLVDAAGAGPTVPEEDGNPDQLNYLAGKTFAEIDQSAYEATAAAHAEGGVPNWTLTLPRLNARALGEAIAFYEHAVAVGGYLLDVNPFDQPGVENYKQKMFKLLGRDGS, from the coding sequence ATGCTCCGCCTCGACCGCCGCCACATCGCCCCGTTTATCGACGACGCCACCCGCGACCGCGTGCAGCCCCGCGTCGAAGCCGCCCACCGCGCGGTGCTCGACGGCTCGGGCGCGGGCGGCGACATGCTCGGCTGGCGCCCGCTCGTCCTCGAGCCCGACACGGACCTGCTCGATGAGATCGTCGAGACGGCGGAGGAGATCCGCGAACGCGCCGACGTGCTCGTCTGCATCGGGATCGGCGGTTCGTACCTCGGCCCGCAGGCCATCATCGAGGCGCTCACGCCCGCGTTCTCCAACAGCGACGGGCCAGAGATCGTCTTCGCCGGGCACCACCTCTCGCCGGGCTACCACGAGGCGCTCCTCGACTACCTGAAGGGGAAGAGCGTCTACGCGAACGTGATCTCGAAGAGCGGGAGCACGCTCGAACCCGCCCTCGCCTTCCGCTTCATCCGCCGTTTCCTCGAAGACAATTTCGACGACGCGCAGCGCCGGATCATCGTCACGACGGGGCCGGACGGCGGGCTGCTCAACCCGCTGCGCGATGAGAAGGGCTACCGCAAGTTCATCATCCCCGACGGCGTGGGTGGGCGGTTCTCCGTCCTCACGCCCGTCGGCCTCCTCCCGATCGCAGCGGCGGGCCACAACATCCGCGGGCTGATGCGGGGCGCGGGCGATGCCACGGCCGAGCTCGAAGAGGTCGCCGGCAACCCCGCGCTCGACTACGCCGCCGACCGGTTCCTCCTCCACGAGCAAGGCTACAAGACCGAACTGCTCGCCGTGATGGAGCCCCGGCTGCGCGACTTCGGCTCGTGGTGGCAGCAGCTCTTCGGCGAGAGCGAGGGGAAGGAGGGCAAGGGGCTGTTCCCGTCCGTCGCGCAGTACACCTCCGACCTCCACTCGCTCGGGCAGTACGTGCAGCAGGGGCAGCGCTCGCTCGTCGAGAGCTTCCTCCTCGTCGACGCCGCCGGCGCCGGGCCGACGGTGCCGGAAGAGGACGGCAACCCGGATCAGTTGAACTACCTCGCCGGGAAGACGTTTGCTGAGATCGACCAGAGCGCGTACGAAGCCACGGCCGCGGCCCACGCGGAGGGCGGCGTCCCGAACTGGACGCTCACGCTCCCCCGGCTCAACGCCCGCGCCCTCGGCGAAGCCATCGCGTTCTACGAGCACGCCGTCGCCGTCGGTGGCTACCTCCTCGACGTGAACCCGTTCGACCAGCCC